The following proteins come from a genomic window of Enterobacter chengduensis:
- a CDS encoding TolC family outer membrane protein: MGMKMPYWWLSCCLISVPALCANPAATINTGQLRETQELPSLNGRVAPTAGNAAPGSLQLGEAVNRAVTWHPAISEAVGKLYQQSEEVDVAKSKYYPQINAGVDNGYSHDGDQNGFTPSLVLSLSQMLYDFGKVASQVRAESAGVAQQQANVLVSIDTIAHDTAVAMVQVQTWQQMVDTAKEQLDALSSIGSLTRQRNDEGATSLSDVVQTDARIEGARAQLMQYQANLDSARATLMSFLGWNSLNDISNDFPQKLGRSCDVAEPDDRLVPAVLAAWAQANVAQANLDYADAQMTPTVSLEPEVRHYMNDRYAGSDTRDRTQYSAWVKVQMPLYQGGGLTARRNAAGHAVEAAQSTIQRTRLDVRQKLLEARSQVMSLQSTLQIQGRQEALSARTRELYQQQYLDLGSRPLLDVLNAEQEVYQARFTQQQTLGQLHQLQLNCLYNTGQLRHAFDLDNRTIQTVEIQP, translated from the coding sequence ATGGGAATGAAGATGCCTTACTGGTGGCTCTCGTGCTGCCTGATATCTGTGCCCGCTCTCTGCGCGAACCCGGCGGCAACTATCAATACGGGCCAACTGCGCGAAACGCAGGAACTCCCCTCGCTCAACGGCCGCGTCGCCCCGACGGCTGGCAACGCCGCGCCGGGCTCATTGCAGCTTGGCGAAGCCGTCAACCGCGCCGTTACCTGGCATCCGGCCATCAGCGAAGCCGTGGGAAAACTCTACCAGCAGAGCGAAGAGGTGGACGTCGCGAAATCGAAATACTATCCGCAGATTAATGCCGGCGTGGACAACGGTTACTCCCACGACGGCGACCAGAACGGCTTTACGCCGTCGCTGGTGCTTTCTCTCTCTCAAATGCTCTACGACTTTGGCAAAGTGGCCAGCCAGGTGCGCGCCGAAAGCGCCGGGGTCGCCCAGCAGCAGGCTAACGTGCTGGTGAGTATCGACACCATCGCCCACGACACCGCCGTCGCCATGGTGCAGGTGCAAACCTGGCAGCAGATGGTCGACACCGCCAAAGAGCAGCTCGACGCCCTCTCCTCCATCGGCTCGCTGACCCGCCAGCGTAATGACGAAGGCGCCACCTCGCTCTCTGACGTGGTGCAAACCGATGCCCGTATCGAAGGCGCGCGCGCGCAGCTGATGCAGTACCAGGCCAATCTCGACAGCGCCCGCGCCACGCTGATGAGCTTTCTCGGCTGGAACAGCCTGAACGATATCAGCAATGATTTTCCGCAAAAGCTGGGCCGCAGCTGCGATGTCGCCGAGCCGGACGACCGCCTGGTTCCCGCGGTGCTCGCCGCCTGGGCGCAGGCGAACGTCGCCCAGGCGAATCTCGACTACGCCGACGCGCAGATGACGCCAACCGTCTCGCTGGAGCCGGAGGTACGTCACTACATGAACGATCGCTACGCGGGGAGCGACACGCGGGATCGCACCCAGTATTCCGCCTGGGTAAAAGTGCAGATGCCGCTCTATCAGGGCGGCGGCCTCACCGCCCGGCGTAACGCCGCCGGACACGCGGTGGAAGCGGCGCAGTCCACCATTCAGCGCACGCGCCTTGACGTCCGCCAGAAGCTGCTGGAAGCCCGCAGTCAGGTGATGAGCCTGCAAAGCACGCTGCAAATTCAGGGCCGCCAGGAGGCGCTCAGCGCCCGCACCCGCGAGCTTTACCAGCAGCAGTATCTCGATCTCGGGTCGCGCCCGCTGCTCGACGTGCTCAACGCCGAGCAGGAGGTCTACCAGGCGCGCTTCACCCAGCAGCAGACCCTCGGTCAGCTGCACCAGCTGCAGCTCAACTGCCTGTATAACACCGGCCAGTTGCGCCATGCGTTCGATCTTGATAACCGCACCATCCAGACCGTGGAGATCCAGCCATGA
- a CDS encoding type I secretion system permease/ATPase: MTQREIPQGENMTDEALAQWAQAFGFVATRYRVACSPGALIAGAPWLKGKPMVPALTQLAREAGLSFQLLTADQQSINSWRLPVVVAMNDGRIGVIEHFDGDDTLEISFFDEETYTNRLSMTATLPAIRHVIALRPLAALKDSRVDAYISKYRPDWLYRLVMRDLRPYSWVMLAALFINVLSLSGIVFSMQVYDRVIPAQSYPTLYVLTIGVLIATLFGFVLRVARGHIMDLLGKRSDMRVSDRVFGHALRLRNSAIPRSTGSFISQLRELEQIREMVTSSTISTIVDLPFFLLFVVVLAIIAPQLAWIAPVAAVIMVLPGLLLQKKLAELAKQSAHESTLRNAVLVESVQGLEDIKLMQAENRFLQQWNSYIQITAESGLRTRELTQNLISWGMTIQSLVYAAVIVVGAPMVIDGTLTTGSVVAASMLASRMIAPMATLCGVLARWQQVKAAKEGLDSIMQLPTENQREETPIRQDVLRGHYLFEQAQFRYQPDDPRMALRINRLEIRPGEKVAILGRNGAGKSTLLQAMAGGMDLAAGELRLDNFSLPHLDVADVRRNVGFMTQNARLFYGTLRENITLGMPRATDEEIFGALELTGAAGFVQKLPKGLDYPIMENGVGLSGGQRQSILLARMLLRDPNIVLMDEPTASLDEHTEREFIQRLGDWLGNRTLIVATHRVPVLELVERVVVLKEGMLVMDAPKAQALNNSRMQQQQQQAATGREWKNENQSA, translated from the coding sequence ATGACGCAGCGTGAAATCCCGCAAGGTGAAAACATGACGGACGAGGCGCTGGCGCAGTGGGCGCAGGCCTTTGGCTTTGTCGCCACGCGCTACCGCGTCGCCTGCTCTCCCGGCGCGCTGATTGCAGGCGCGCCGTGGCTGAAAGGCAAACCGATGGTTCCCGCGCTCACTCAGCTGGCGCGCGAGGCGGGGCTGTCTTTTCAGCTGCTCACCGCTGACCAGCAGTCGATCAACAGCTGGCGTCTGCCGGTGGTGGTGGCAATGAATGACGGCCGGATCGGCGTAATCGAGCACTTCGACGGCGACGACACGCTGGAAATCAGCTTCTTCGACGAGGAGACCTACACTAACCGCCTGTCGATGACGGCGACGCTGCCCGCCATCCGCCACGTGATTGCCCTGCGTCCACTCGCCGCGCTGAAGGACAGCCGCGTGGATGCCTATATCTCAAAATACCGTCCGGACTGGCTCTACCGGCTGGTGATGCGCGATCTGCGTCCCTACAGCTGGGTGATGCTCGCCGCGCTGTTTATCAACGTGCTGTCGCTCTCCGGGATCGTCTTTTCCATGCAGGTCTATGACCGGGTGATCCCCGCCCAGTCCTACCCGACGCTCTACGTCCTGACCATTGGGGTGCTGATTGCCACCCTGTTCGGTTTTGTGCTGCGCGTGGCGCGCGGGCACATTATGGATCTGCTGGGCAAACGATCGGATATGCGCGTTTCGGATCGCGTATTCGGCCACGCGCTGCGCCTGCGCAACAGCGCGATCCCCCGCTCCACCGGCAGCTTTATCTCTCAGTTGCGCGAGCTGGAGCAGATCCGCGAGATGGTCACCTCCTCTACCATCTCAACGATTGTCGACCTGCCCTTCTTCCTGCTGTTTGTGGTGGTGCTGGCGATCATCGCCCCGCAGCTGGCGTGGATCGCCCCGGTCGCGGCGGTGATTATGGTCCTGCCCGGCCTGCTGCTGCAGAAGAAGCTGGCGGAGCTGGCAAAGCAGTCGGCCCATGAATCGACCCTGCGCAACGCGGTGCTGGTGGAGAGCGTGCAGGGGCTGGAGGACATCAAGCTGATGCAGGCGGAAAACCGCTTTCTGCAGCAGTGGAACAGCTATATCCAGATCACCGCCGAATCCGGCCTGCGCACCCGCGAGCTGACCCAGAACCTGATTAGCTGGGGAATGACCATCCAAAGCCTGGTGTATGCCGCCGTGATCGTGGTCGGCGCGCCGATGGTGATCGACGGCACCCTGACCACCGGTTCGGTGGTTGCCGCGTCGATGCTGGCCTCCCGCATGATCGCCCCCATGGCAACGCTGTGCGGCGTGCTGGCCCGCTGGCAGCAGGTCAAAGCGGCAAAAGAGGGGCTGGACAGCATCATGCAGCTTCCTACCGAAAATCAGCGCGAGGAGACGCCGATCCGCCAGGACGTGCTGCGCGGACACTATCTTTTCGAGCAGGCACAGTTCCGCTATCAGCCGGACGATCCGCGCATGGCGCTACGCATTAACCGGCTGGAGATCCGGCCGGGTGAAAAAGTGGCGATCCTCGGGCGCAACGGCGCGGGCAAATCAACCCTGCTGCAGGCGATGGCGGGCGGGATGGATCTGGCGGCGGGCGAGCTGCGGCTTGATAACTTCAGCCTGCCGCATCTCGACGTCGCCGACGTCCGGCGCAACGTCGGCTTTATGACCCAAAACGCCCGGCTGTTTTACGGCACCCTGCGCGAAAACATCACCCTCGGCATGCCGCGCGCCACCGACGAGGAGATTTTCGGGGCGCTGGAGCTGACCGGCGCGGCGGGCTTCGTGCAGAAGCTGCCCAAGGGGCTGGACTATCCGATCATGGAAAACGGCGTGGGGCTTTCCGGCGGGCAGCGCCAGTCGATTCTGCTGGCGCGGATGCTGCTGCGCGATCCCAATATCGTGCTGATGGATGAACCGACCGCCTCGCTGGACGAGCATACCGAGCGGGAGTTTATCCAGCGGCTGGGCGACTGGCTCGGCAACCGCACCCTCATCGTCGCCACCCACCGCGTGCCGGTGCTGGAGCTGGTGGAGCGCGTGGTGGTGTTGAAAGAGGGGATGCTGGTGATGGACGCGCCAAAAGCCCAGGCGCTCAACAACAGCCGTATGCAGCAGCAACAGCAGCAGGCAGCAACCGGACGGGAGTGGAAAAATGAAAATCAGTCAGCGTGA
- a CDS encoding HlyD family type I secretion periplasmic adaptor subunit, producing the protein MDDLDNALDSESGYTGARRIVIISLLMFVVLGVWAWFGLLDEVSTGSGKVIPSSREQVLQSLDGGILTELNVHEGDQVQAGQVLARLDPTRSESNVGESAARYRASLASSARLYAEVNDLPLKFPPSLAKWPDLIADETRLYNSRRAQLEDTQRELRAALDLANKELAITQRLVKTGAASHVEVLRLQRQKSDLELKLTDVRSQYYVQAREALSKANAEVDMVSAVLKGRQDSVTRLTVKSPVRGIVKNIKVTTIGGVIPPNGELMEIVPVDDRLLIETRLSPRDIAFIHPNQEALVKITAYDYAIYGGLHGVVETISPDTIQDEAKPEVFYYRVFIRTSQDYLVNKAGRHFSIVPGMIATVDIKTGEKTVLDYLIKPFNRAKEALRER; encoded by the coding sequence ATGGACGATCTGGATAACGCGCTGGATTCCGAGAGCGGCTACACCGGCGCGCGTCGAATCGTCATCATCTCGCTGCTGATGTTCGTGGTGCTGGGCGTCTGGGCGTGGTTTGGCCTGCTGGACGAGGTCTCAACCGGCTCGGGGAAGGTGATCCCGAGCTCGCGCGAGCAGGTCCTGCAGTCTCTCGACGGCGGGATCCTCACCGAGCTGAACGTTCATGAGGGCGATCAGGTGCAGGCCGGACAGGTGCTGGCGCGGCTCGATCCGACGCGTTCCGAATCGAACGTCGGCGAAAGCGCGGCGCGCTACCGGGCTTCGCTGGCCTCCAGCGCCCGCCTGTACGCCGAGGTGAACGATCTGCCGCTAAAGTTCCCCCCTTCGCTGGCAAAATGGCCGGATCTGATTGCTGACGAAACGCGGCTCTACAACTCCCGCCGCGCGCAGCTGGAGGACACCCAGCGGGAGCTGCGCGCCGCGTTAGATCTCGCCAATAAGGAGCTGGCCATCACCCAGCGGTTGGTGAAAACCGGGGCCGCCAGCCACGTGGAGGTGCTGCGCCTGCAGCGACAGAAAAGTGACCTGGAGCTGAAGCTCACCGACGTGCGCTCGCAGTATTACGTTCAGGCGCGCGAGGCGTTATCCAAGGCCAACGCGGAGGTGGATATGGTTTCCGCCGTCCTGAAAGGCCGCCAGGATTCCGTCACCCGCCTGACGGTAAAATCCCCGGTGCGCGGGATCGTGAAAAACATCAAGGTCACCACCATCGGCGGCGTGATCCCGCCCAACGGCGAGCTGATGGAGATTGTTCCGGTCGACGATCGCCTGCTGATTGAAACCCGCCTCTCGCCGCGCGATATCGCCTTTATCCACCCGAACCAGGAGGCGCTGGTCAAAATCACCGCCTACGATTACGCCATTTACGGCGGGCTGCACGGGGTGGTGGAGACGATTTCCCCGGACACCATCCAGGACGAAGCCAAGCCGGAGGTGTTCTACTACCGGGTATTCATCCGCACCAGCCAGGATTACCTGGTGAACAAGGCGGGCAGGCACTTCTCGATTGTGCCGGGGATGATTGCGACGGTGGACATCAAGACCGGCGAGAAAACGGTGCTGGATTATCTGATTAAGCCGTTTAACCGAGCGAAAGAGGCGCTAAGGGAGCGGTAG
- a CDS encoding type II toxin-antitoxin system RelE/ParE family toxin: protein MISYFRDQWLEDFFLYGRSSNVSPSNLETALARKLDIIRAATSHRDLRSPPGNMYEALNPPLKGYSSIRVNRQYRLVFRWIEGKAEDLYLSPHKYTQHK from the coding sequence ATGATTAGTTATTTTCGGGATCAATGGCTTGAGGATTTTTTTCTTTACGGCAGATCGAGCAATGTTAGTCCTTCAAATCTGGAAACAGCGCTTGCGAGAAAGCTCGATATCATCAGGGCAGCAACCTCGCACAGGGATTTGCGATCGCCCCCGGGCAATATGTATGAAGCATTGAATCCGCCGCTGAAGGGATATTCCTCAATCCGGGTAAACAGGCAATACAGGCTCGTATTTCGCTGGATAGAGGGTAAAGCAGAAGATCTCTACCTCTCTCCACACAAGTACACGCAACACAAGTGA
- a CDS encoding HigA family addiction module antitoxin → MTLQQALRKPTTPGDVLQYEYLEPLNLKISDLAEMLNVHRNTISALVNNNRKLTADMAIKLAKAFDTSIEFWLNLQLNVDIWEAQSNARTQEELSRIKTVADVMAKRKSGQPDVA, encoded by the coding sequence ATGACACTTCAACAGGCACTCCGCAAACCCACCACGCCGGGCGACGTGTTGCAATATGAGTATCTTGAACCGCTCAATCTGAAAATCAGCGATCTGGCGGAGATGCTCAATGTTCACCGCAACACCATCAGCGCGCTGGTCAATAACAATCGCAAGCTTACTGCCGATATGGCGATCAAACTGGCAAAAGCCTTTGATACCTCTATTGAATTTTGGCTGAACTTACAGCTGAACGTCGATATCTGGGAAGCGCAATCTAACGCCAGGACGCAGGAGGAGTTGAGCCGTATAAAGACCGTTGCGGACGTCATGGCTAAGCGAAAATCGGGCCAGCCGGATGTAGCCTGA
- a CDS encoding DUF6622 family protein has translation MFEFLFGVVTHTPVWVWVLFIFLISRGIKARRPATVTLERLAIIPAIFLIWDIYDLVVYRTLTPGTVALWTAGIFAGAALGYFLIKQAVITRAEAPRSLYRPADYTALPFMMLAFGVKYVLGVMSAVSPQTMQQPAMSALAIVSGGVFAGVFIGKFARYVGVYNRTAPRPAG, from the coding sequence ATGTTTGAATTTCTGTTCGGTGTCGTTACGCATACGCCCGTCTGGGTGTGGGTGTTGTTTATCTTCCTTATCTCTCGCGGCATTAAAGCCCGCAGGCCCGCCACCGTCACGCTGGAGCGGCTTGCCATCATCCCGGCGATCTTTCTTATCTGGGATATTTACGATCTGGTGGTCTACCGCACGCTGACTCCCGGGACCGTTGCACTGTGGACGGCGGGGATTTTCGCCGGTGCCGCGCTGGGGTATTTCCTGATTAAGCAGGCGGTGATTACCCGCGCAGAGGCGCCGCGTAGCCTGTACCGTCCGGCAGACTACACCGCGCTGCCGTTTATGATGCTGGCGTTTGGGGTGAAGTATGTGCTGGGGGTGATGAGCGCGGTTTCGCCTCAGACGATGCAGCAGCCCGCCATGAGCGCGCTGGCGATCGTCTCCGGCGGCGTGTTTGCGGGCGTGTTTATCGGTAAGTTTGCGCGCTATGTTGGGGTGTATAACCGTACCGCACCGCGCCCGGCGGGGTGA